A window from Hymenobacter volaticus encodes these proteins:
- a CDS encoding PKD domain-containing protein: MKNTWNKAAIWVLMSSSVLVASCDKEDQGELKGPLPTASFTVSAVKTVGLTNEVTFTSTSTDAFLYKWDFGDGTTGTGQTITHKYQRGGTVQAQLTAAGPRGYTVSDKQDVALPEIATIVKQLLTGGSTKTWKFDNAAEAPIIVGTEGNPGQYYAGGPANGLPTCQSDDEYTFTAANVLTYDAKAGTLVAPAQSCEAPRSGTSDFTFGPATGQGYAMLELKRAGSFIGVTDVPDQTYRIIDISATKMVLRAGKPGGTVFQYKMIAK, from the coding sequence ATGAAAAATACGTGGAATAAAGCGGCAATCTGGGTGCTAATGAGCAGTTCAGTACTTGTTGCTTCTTGCGATAAAGAAGATCAAGGAGAGCTGAAAGGGCCTTTACCTACGGCTAGCTTTACTGTTTCGGCTGTTAAAACGGTGGGGCTCACCAATGAAGTCACTTTCACCAGCACTAGTACTGATGCTTTTCTGTACAAGTGGGATTTTGGCGATGGTACAACTGGAACGGGTCAGACCATAACTCATAAGTATCAACGGGGTGGCACCGTTCAAGCGCAGCTTACTGCGGCCGGGCCCAGAGGATATACTGTTTCTGACAAGCAGGATGTGGCACTCCCCGAAATTGCTACCATTGTAAAGCAGTTGTTGACGGGTGGATCAACTAAAACCTGGAAGTTTGATAATGCTGCTGAAGCACCTATTATCGTCGGAACCGAAGGGAATCCGGGGCAGTACTACGCGGGTGGACCTGCCAATGGCCTGCCTACCTGTCAGTCCGATGATGAATATACTTTCACGGCAGCTAATGTTCTCACCTACGATGCCAAGGCTGGGACGTTGGTAGCTCCGGCTCAAAGCTGCGAGGCGCCGCGCTCTGGTACTTCAGACTTTACGTTCGGACCAGCTACTGGCCAGGGATATGCCATGCTTGAGCTGAAACGAGCTGGCTCTTTTATCGGTGTGACTGACGTACCCGATCAAACTTACCGCATCATCGACATCAGCGCAACAAAGATGGTGCTGCGGGCTGGCAAACCTGGAGGCACGGTATTTCAATACAAGATGATTGCCAAGTAG
- a CDS encoding glycoside hydrolase family 16 protein — protein MNSHPMFGLLQNKNRASILLALTLFACTESKTKNIPAPIPTVPAVNEEARDYSQYTTLAWSDEFDAGPLDPNKWVYELGGGGWGNNELQTYTNSADNVTVTGGNLVIQALRQAGSNAYTSGRLITKGKQSFQYGRIDVRAKVPKGKGVWPAIWMLGSDIDQNNWPRCGEIDIMELRGSRPKELLSTMHFGNSPAEHAYKGTTQVQSNELSNDFHIFSVVRSKNQLRFFLDGQQYYTFASSDASPYPFNNPFFVVLNLAIGGDFDGNPDATTVLPQQMQVDYVRYYQYK, from the coding sequence ATGAATTCACACCCCATGTTTGGGCTACTGCAGAACAAGAATAGGGCTAGCATCTTGCTGGCCCTAACCTTATTTGCTTGCACCGAATCCAAGACTAAGAACATTCCCGCTCCCATTCCTACCGTGCCTGCCGTTAATGAGGAGGCGCGCGACTACAGCCAGTATACCACACTGGCGTGGAGCGACGAGTTCGATGCTGGCCCTCTCGATCCAAACAAATGGGTGTATGAGTTAGGCGGTGGCGGCTGGGGCAACAACGAGTTGCAGACCTACACCAACTCTGCCGATAACGTAACCGTGACGGGTGGTAACCTTGTAATACAGGCTCTGCGGCAAGCGGGCAGTAACGCCTACACCTCGGGCCGCCTGATTACCAAGGGCAAGCAAAGCTTCCAATACGGGCGCATCGACGTGCGGGCCAAAGTGCCCAAAGGCAAAGGGGTGTGGCCCGCTATCTGGATGCTAGGTTCTGATATCGACCAGAACAACTGGCCCCGCTGCGGCGAAATCGACATTATGGAGTTGCGTGGCAGCCGCCCGAAAGAGTTGCTATCCACCATGCACTTCGGTAATAGTCCCGCCGAGCACGCTTACAAGGGCACTACGCAAGTGCAGTCCAATGAGCTTTCCAACGACTTCCACATCTTCTCGGTGGTGCGCAGCAAAAACCAGCTCCGTTTCTTTCTGGATGGGCAGCAGTACTACACCTTCGCGAGCAGCGACGCCAGCCCTTACCCCTTCAACAACCCGTTTTTTGTTGTGCTAAACCTTGCTATCGGCGGCGACTTTGACGGCAACCCCGATGCCACTACGGTGTTGCCTCAGCAGATGCAAGTGGATTACGTGCGCTATTATCAGTACAAGTAA
- a CDS encoding RagB/SusD family nutrient uptake outer membrane protein: MTISKFTCSTAFLLTLGLLTGCSEDFLEEAPADQITDANFYQTETDAVQATTAIYGELNKEGQYNMAMWAFDMWADISSTGADDGNDGKEYKQLEAFSIPTTNDVANRLWGGSFVGIQRANIVIQKVPGIQNIDPTVQKRCIGEAQFLRAKYYFDLVRAYGDVPLFTAPPTSPAAVNIPRTPVAEVYKQIEQDLIDAFGNLQPAYTANADLGRATKWAAAGLLAKVYITEGKKTEAAQWAREVINNSGKTMWANYADNFKVENENRNDKESLFEVQFVNGRNPADNPYIRNTVGSAMNEFFGPRGANQTPGSGYGFNIPDPDFVDGYEAGDTRKAATIFVPGDVFPDGAKQSAKATGSKLGYNVKKWFVGKVNTQIWDSGLNVPTMRLAEVYLILAEAVGPTAEGREAINKVRRRSFGLPINTASAARDLTTTNPTEFTEAVFRERKYELAFEFDRWFDLKRRGNAYTIQRMTEQAALLKGYESSPHGIPTENNLLLPIPQSEIDANPGLVQNPGY, translated from the coding sequence ATGACTATCTCTAAATTCACCTGTAGCACCGCCTTCCTCTTAACATTGGGGTTGCTGACAGGTTGCTCCGAAGATTTTCTAGAAGAAGCGCCTGCTGACCAAATAACGGACGCTAACTTCTACCAGACGGAAACCGACGCTGTTCAGGCTACTACGGCTATCTACGGCGAACTCAACAAAGAAGGCCAGTACAATATGGCCATGTGGGCCTTTGATATGTGGGCTGATATTTCTAGCACTGGCGCCGACGACGGCAACGATGGCAAGGAGTACAAGCAGCTTGAGGCTTTTAGCATCCCAACCACAAACGATGTAGCCAACCGTCTTTGGGGTGGCTCGTTCGTGGGCATTCAGCGAGCCAACATCGTCATCCAGAAGGTTCCAGGCATTCAGAACATCGATCCCACTGTTCAGAAACGTTGCATAGGCGAAGCGCAATTTTTACGGGCCAAATACTACTTCGATTTAGTACGAGCTTACGGCGATGTACCCTTGTTTACAGCGCCGCCCACTAGCCCGGCAGCCGTTAATATTCCGCGTACCCCAGTTGCGGAAGTGTACAAGCAGATCGAGCAGGATTTAATTGATGCCTTTGGCAACCTGCAACCCGCCTACACCGCAAATGCCGATCTAGGTCGGGCTACCAAGTGGGCCGCAGCCGGCCTTCTAGCCAAAGTCTATATCACCGAAGGCAAGAAAACCGAAGCCGCCCAATGGGCACGTGAGGTGATCAATAACTCGGGCAAGACCATGTGGGCTAATTACGCTGACAACTTCAAGGTTGAGAACGAAAACAGAAACGATAAAGAGTCTTTGTTTGAAGTCCAGTTCGTGAACGGCCGCAATCCCGCCGATAACCCATACATTCGGAACACGGTCGGCTCAGCCATGAACGAGTTCTTCGGACCTCGTGGTGCCAACCAGACGCCTGGTAGCGGTTACGGCTTCAACATCCCGGACCCTGACTTTGTGGATGGTTACGAGGCCGGCGATACACGCAAAGCGGCGACCATCTTCGTGCCCGGCGATGTATTCCCAGACGGCGCCAAGCAGTCGGCAAAAGCCACCGGTTCCAAACTGGGATACAACGTCAAGAAGTGGTTTGTTGGCAAGGTGAACACCCAAATTTGGGATTCGGGCCTGAACGTGCCCACAATGCGTCTGGCTGAGGTATACCTGATTTTAGCAGAAGCAGTAGGCCCAACGGCAGAAGGACGAGAGGCAATTAACAAGGTGCGCCGTCGCTCTTTTGGGCTCCCTATCAACACGGCGTCTGCTGCTCGCGACCTGACGACGACTAACCCTACCGAATTTACGGAAGCAGTGTTTCGGGAGCGCAAGTACGAGTTAGCTTTTGAGTTTGACCGCTGGTTTGACCTTAAGCGCCGCGGCAATGCCTACACCATTCAGCGCATGACAGAACAGGCCGCATTGCTGAAAGGCTACGAATCCAGTCCGCACGGCATTCCTACGGAAAATAATTTGCTGTTGCCCATTCCGCAATCGGAAATCGATGCCAACCCAGGGCTGGTTCAGAATCCAGGCTACTAA